AGGTGCTGAACACCACGGCGGAGAACACGGTAAGCCTGTCAACTCTGCAGGACGAGTATTATACACTTTTCATGGATCCCTTTGAAGGGAGTCCTGTAAACATGACTGTTTCCCATTATTTAGACGGTAGGAATTTCGGACCGAGTCTGGTGGAAATCAAGGGTTTGCTCCATGAGGCGGGAATAGAAAAGGATAAAGCCGTAAAAGAGCCTGAAGACTCTCTGGTTGTTCTTCTGGATGCTTATGCAGCGCTGGTGGATGAAGAGCAGAGAGGAGATGATGGAAGCGAAACGGCAAAGCGGTTGCAGGGTCGGTTGCTGGAAGAATTTCTTCTGCCGTTTCTTGAAAAATTCAATTTGGCCCTGGAGAAAAATGACCGGGCAAATTTTTTTCGTATCTGCGGCCGTTTTCTCCAAGAGTATTTTGAATTGGAGAAAGGACTGACAGTTGGCGGATAATGTTCATGGCGGGTGAATTGTGCCGCTTATAAAAGCGATGAAAGCCCAGCTGTAGTGATGAAGTATTCACTGCAGAAGAGGCTTTCTTATTCAAAAGGAGGGTATGCGATGA
The DNA window shown above is from Desulfomarina profundi and carries:
- a CDS encoding TorD/DmsD family molecular chaperone: MDDQKELFRVRLRFLDLGKSFFLGEPDAEKISRWRGTFSAMTREQISPAFDRAVRELVEVLNTTAENTVSLSTLQDEYYTLFMDPFEGSPVNMTVSHYLDGRNFGPSLVEIKGLLHEAGIEKDKAVKEPEDSLVVLLDAYAALVDEEQRGDDGSETAKRLQGRLLEEFLLPFLEKFNLALEKNDRANFFRICGRFLQEYFELEKGLTVGG